A window from Enterocloster bolteae encodes these proteins:
- the dctP gene encoding TRAP transporter substrate-binding protein DctP codes for MKSCRKTIGIAAALLSIAVICVTFFQVTSAKASDKLVIRLAHNQAAGSEIADSIALISDIVAEDASMNMEVQIYPSGVLGTEKDIIEMVKAGILDMAKVSSNTLGQFKEEYSIFAVPYLFNGQQHYYDAMQKSEKVKELFMSTEDEGYIAIGYYANGARNFYLKEDKPCVEPSALKGKKIRSMPNTTSMDMIEAMGGTPVPMAAGETYASLQQGIVDGAENTELALTVDGHQDLVKSYTYTEHQYSPDIYIISTKTWNRMTREQQDYLVKGFEKTNENFKQLYNGMMDQAMEEAESNGVHVYRDIDKTAFIQAVQPIHNKFCAKGESYKALYDDIQKYAE; via the coding sequence ATGAAATCTTGCAGGAAAACAATCGGTATCGCGGCGGCGCTTTTAAGCATAGCCGTAATATGTGTGACCTTTTTCCAGGTGACAAGTGCAAAGGCCAGCGATAAGCTGGTAATCAGGCTGGCCCACAACCAGGCGGCCGGATCCGAGATAGCGGATTCCATTGCCCTGATTTCAGATATCGTGGCCGAGGATGCATCCATGAACATGGAGGTGCAGATTTATCCCAGCGGCGTCCTTGGGACTGAAAAGGATATCATCGAGATGGTGAAGGCGGGAATCCTGGACATGGCCAAGGTCAGCTCCAACACTCTGGGGCAGTTTAAAGAGGAGTACTCCATATTTGCAGTACCATATCTTTTTAACGGACAGCAGCATTATTACGATGCCATGCAGAAATCGGAGAAGGTGAAAGAACTGTTTATGTCCACGGAGGACGAGGGCTACATAGCCATAGGCTACTATGCCAATGGCGCCAGGAACTTCTATCTGAAGGAAGACAAGCCCTGTGTGGAACCGTCTGCATTAAAGGGCAAGAAGATACGTTCCATGCCCAACACCACCTCCATGGATATGATTGAGGCCATGGGAGGAACCCCGGTTCCCATGGCTGCAGGAGAGACATACGCTTCACTGCAGCAGGGAATTGTGGACGGAGCGGAGAATACGGAGCTGGCCCTTACCGTGGACGGCCATCAGGATTTGGTGAAGTCCTATACATATACAGAGCACCAGTACTCCCCGGACATCTACATTATCAGCACCAAGACCTGGAACCGCATGACCAGGGAACAACAGGACTACCTGGTAAAGGGCTTTGAAAAGACCAACGAGAACTTCAAGCAGCTTTACAACGGAATGATGGACCAGGCCATGGAAGAGGCCGAATCCAACGGTGTGCACGTTTACAGAGACATAGACAAGACAGCGTTCATACAGGCAGTACAGCCCATCCATAATAAATTCTGTGCAAAGGGCGAGAGCTATAAGGCCCTGTATGACGATATCCAGAAGTATG
- a CDS encoding AraC family transcriptional regulator: MEKVTFYGEIEGISLEQMVRYGKFDMRVKHFHNQYEIFYIIEGERLFFFNNREYVARSGDLILVDTNLIHMTKSVTAEDTGHNRVILYVSYDRMKAFDGQYPSLQLVRFFHEHYGVYHLDKEQQALFLNFYRNLRIAMTEKAHNYKVGIDLETLTWLFKITSYVSKQEGASPHSSDHPKYRTAYAIADYLSENCEQNISLEELAAHFYLSKYYVCRTFKEITGYTVTEYTNIHRIRKAKRLLEETDMSISEIAHELGYESLTYFERMFKSFMTISPLKYRKTLNTVTYTNEQTTEFEEDTEQLSSHRQP, encoded by the coding sequence ATGGAAAAAGTGACATTTTACGGAGAGATTGAGGGAATTTCCCTGGAGCAGATGGTCCGGTACGGCAAATTTGACATGCGGGTAAAGCATTTCCATAACCAGTATGAAATTTTTTATATCATTGAAGGGGAACGCCTTTTCTTTTTCAACAACAGGGAATATGTGGCCCGCTCCGGAGACCTGATTCTGGTGGACACCAACCTGATTCACATGACAAAGTCCGTCACGGCAGAGGATACGGGCCACAACCGCGTCATCCTGTATGTCAGCTATGACAGGATGAAAGCCTTTGACGGGCAGTACCCTTCCCTGCAGCTGGTCCGGTTCTTTCATGAACACTACGGGGTCTACCATCTGGACAAGGAACAGCAGGCCCTGTTCCTCAATTTCTACCGCAACCTGCGCATTGCCATGACTGAAAAAGCCCATAATTACAAGGTCGGCATTGATCTTGAGACCCTTACGTGGCTCTTTAAGATAACCTCCTATGTGTCAAAGCAGGAGGGCGCCAGCCCCCACTCCTCAGACCATCCCAAATACCGCACAGCCTACGCCATCGCAGACTATCTCTCCGAAAACTGTGAACAGAACATATCCCTGGAGGAGCTGGCCGCACACTTTTATCTCAGTAAATATTATGTCTGCCGCACCTTTAAGGAGATTACGGGATACACAGTCACTGAGTACACCAACATACACCGCATCCGCAAGGCCAAACGCCTGCTGGAGGAGACAGACATGAGCATCTCGGAGATTGCCCATGAGCTGGGTTATGAAAGCCTGACCTATTTTGAGCGGATGTTCAAGTCCTTCATGACTATTTCCCCGCTCAAATACCGCAAGACCCTGAACACAGTGACCTATACCAATGAACAGACCACGGAATTTGAGGAGGACACAGAGCAGCTTTCCTCCCACCGGCAGCCATAG
- the rhaD gene encoding rhamnulose-1-phosphate aldolase codes for MRVLDTAFAKGFIRVCDDGFNQNWHERNGGNLSYRIKHEEVESVKEELSYDGKWQPIGTSVPALAGEYFMVSGSGRFMRNMILEPESNCCIIEVDQAGENYRICWGLAEGGRPTSELPTHLMNHEVKMKATEGRYRVIYHAHPANIIALTFVLPLTDEVFTRELWEMATECPVVFPSGIGVVGWMVPGGRDIAVATSRLMEEYDAAVWAHHGLFCAGEDFDLTFGLMHTIEKSAEILVKVLSIRPDKLQTITPQDFRNLAADFHVNLPEKFLYEK; via the coding sequence ATGAGAGTATTGGACACAGCCTTTGCAAAAGGCTTCATACGTGTGTGTGACGATGGTTTTAACCAGAACTGGCATGAGAGGAACGGCGGCAACTTAAGCTACCGCATCAAACATGAGGAAGTGGAGTCCGTGAAGGAGGAGCTTTCTTATGACGGGAAATGGCAGCCCATCGGCACCAGTGTTCCTGCCCTGGCAGGGGAGTATTTCATGGTGTCGGGAAGCGGCCGGTTTATGCGCAACATGATTCTGGAACCGGAGTCCAACTGCTGCATTATAGAAGTGGACCAGGCAGGGGAGAACTACCGTATCTGCTGGGGACTCGCAGAGGGCGGCAGGCCCACCAGCGAGCTGCCCACCCATCTGATGAACCATGAGGTGAAAATGAAGGCAACAGAGGGGAGATACAGGGTGATTTACCATGCCCATCCGGCGAACATCATTGCGCTGACCTTTGTCCTGCCTCTGACAGACGAGGTATTCACCAGGGAACTGTGGGAAATGGCCACGGAATGTCCGGTGGTATTCCCATCCGGCATAGGCGTGGTTGGCTGGATGGTGCCGGGCGGCCGCGACATTGCAGTGGCCACCAGCAGGCTGATGGAAGAGTACGACGCAGCCGTATGGGCCCACCACGGCCTGTTCTGCGCGGGCGAGGACTTTGATTTGACCTTTGGCCTGATGCATACCATTGAGAAGTCAGCGGAAATCCTGGTAAAGGTGTTGAGCATCCGTCCGGACAAGCTACAGACCATTACACCCCAGGATTTCAGAAATCTGGCAGCGGATTTCCATGTAAACCTGCCCGAGAAATTCCTGTATGAGAAATAG